One window of Thermocoleostomius sinensis A174 genomic DNA carries:
- the dnaK gene encoding molecular chaperone DnaK, with amino-acid sequence MGKVVGIDLGTTNSVVAVMEGGKPVVIANSEGMRTTPSVVAFSKEGERLVGQMARRQAVLNPQNTFFGVKRYIGRRYNEVSPEARRVPYTIRKDEFGAIKIKCPRLERDFAPEEISSMVLRKLAEEATRYLGEPVTGAVITVPAYFNDSQRQATRDAGRIAGLEVLRILNEPTAASLAYGLDRRDQQTILVFDLGGGTFDVSVLDVGDGVFEVRATSGDTQLGGNDFDKRIVDWLAEQFLEREGVDLRRDRQALQRLMEAAEKAKIELSGMNVAEINLPFIAATEDGPLHLETRLSRSQFEGLCTDLVSRLRGPVREALQDAGLTANEIDEVVLVGGASRMPMVKQLVRSLVDREPNENVNPDEVVAVGAAIQAGILTQEVKDILLLDVAPLSVGLETIGGVMKKLIPRNTTIPVRRSDTFSTSENNQTMVEIHVVQGEREMAADNKSLGRFKLMGIPPAPRGIPQIQVSFDVDANGILQVTALDKTTGREQGITIQGASTLSEAEVQRMIQEAELYADEDRQKRDRIEKRTKAEALTFEAERQLREVALDFGMQFASPYRRKIENLIQELRDCLKQQDDRGIDMAQADLRDALYELQQEVYQVTKEDEDEKDFFGSIRRTLSNLGDDLFGDDDEYYDDRPYSRDPYARDPYARDLYNREYSRDSWGASYERRDVPPRRDYYDRTDYDRSDYDRDPYSSREPYRDSYSRADRRPDRDSDRRSPSDFDRDPVPPRPQPRPNPEPRRPADEYDDYNDYSDRDTYNSTRDRNSRNSSPRRSSNSYDRDLYDQGGYDQPNNRRSGDRSRNLDRRSYDNGYSNAPDEDWGDDDEWL; translated from the coding sequence ATGGGAAAAGTAGTCGGCATTGACTTGGGGACAACCAATTCAGTCGTCGCGGTGATGGAAGGCGGCAAACCTGTGGTGATCGCGAACTCCGAAGGGATGCGGACTACTCCGTCTGTCGTGGCGTTTTCTAAGGAGGGCGAACGACTGGTTGGGCAAATGGCACGACGACAAGCCGTTCTCAATCCGCAAAATACATTTTTTGGTGTTAAACGATACATTGGTCGGCGCTACAACGAAGTCAGTCCAGAGGCGAGGCGCGTTCCCTATACTATCCGCAAAGACGAATTTGGAGCCATTAAGATTAAGTGCCCACGCTTAGAGCGAGATTTTGCCCCTGAGGAAATTTCGTCGATGGTGTTGCGCAAACTGGCGGAAGAAGCGACTCGCTATTTGGGTGAACCCGTCACTGGAGCGGTGATCACCGTTCCTGCCTATTTTAATGATTCACAGCGCCAAGCCACCCGCGATGCCGGGCGCATTGCTGGGCTGGAAGTGCTGCGAATTCTGAATGAGCCGACGGCGGCTTCGCTGGCCTATGGACTCGATCGTCGGGATCAACAAACGATCTTGGTGTTTGACCTAGGCGGTGGTACGTTTGACGTGTCGGTGTTGGATGTGGGTGACGGCGTGTTTGAGGTGCGCGCTACCAGTGGTGATACCCAACTGGGCGGGAATGATTTTGATAAGCGCATTGTCGATTGGCTGGCGGAGCAATTTTTGGAACGAGAGGGTGTAGACTTGCGGCGCGATCGCCAAGCGCTACAACGACTCATGGAGGCGGCCGAAAAAGCCAAGATTGAACTTTCGGGAATGAATGTCGCCGAGATTAACCTGCCGTTTATTGCAGCCACTGAGGATGGGCCGCTACATCTAGAAACGCGCTTGAGCCGATCGCAGTTTGAAGGGCTATGTACGGATTTGGTCAGTCGCTTGCGCGGTCCTGTGCGGGAAGCCCTCCAAGATGCAGGCTTGACAGCCAACGAGATTGACGAAGTGGTGTTGGTGGGCGGTGCCAGCCGAATGCCAATGGTGAAGCAACTGGTGCGGTCTTTGGTCGATCGCGAACCCAACGAGAATGTGAACCCCGATGAGGTGGTGGCGGTGGGGGCTGCCATTCAAGCGGGCATTCTTACCCAAGAAGTGAAAGACATTTTGCTGCTGGATGTGGCTCCCCTGTCAGTAGGGCTAGAGACGATCGGCGGGGTGATGAAGAAACTGATTCCGCGCAATACTACGATTCCGGTGCGGCGATCGGACACGTTTTCTACCTCAGAGAATAATCAAACGATGGTAGAAATTCACGTGGTGCAGGGTGAGCGGGAAATGGCGGCAGATAACAAATCGCTGGGTCGCTTCAAACTGATGGGCATTCCCCCGGCTCCGCGTGGCATTCCCCAGATCCAAGTGTCCTTTGATGTAGATGCCAACGGCATTTTGCAGGTGACAGCACTGGACAAAACCACCGGACGTGAACAAGGCATCACGATTCAGGGCGCATCGACTTTGAGTGAAGCCGAGGTACAGCGCATGATTCAAGAAGCCGAACTGTATGCCGATGAAGATCGGCAAAAACGCGATCGGATTGAAAAACGCACCAAAGCCGAGGCCCTCACCTTTGAGGCCGAACGACAACTGCGGGAAGTGGCGCTGGACTTTGGTATGCAGTTTGCTAGCCCCTATCGCCGCAAGATTGAAAACCTGATTCAAGAATTGCGCGATTGCCTTAAGCAACAAGACGATCGCGGGATTGATATGGCTCAGGCCGATCTACGGGATGCCCTGTACGAGTTGCAGCAAGAAGTCTATCAAGTCACCAAAGAGGACGAAGACGAGAAAGATTTCTTTGGTTCGATTCGCCGCACATTGTCGAATTTGGGCGATGACTTGTTTGGCGACGACGACGAGTACTATGACGATCGTCCTTACAGCCGTGACCCTTATGCGCGTGACCCCTATGCCCGCGATCTGTACAATCGCGAGTACTCTAGAGATAGTTGGGGGGCTTCCTACGAACGACGCGATGTGCCGCCACGACGCGACTATTACGATCGCACTGATTACGATCGCAGTGATTATGATCGTGATCCTTATTCGAGCCGCGAGCCTTACCGAGACTCCTATTCGCGAGCCGACCGTCGCCCCGATCGCGATTCCGATCGTCGCAGCCCATCAGATTTCGATCGCGATCCTGTTCCGCCCCGGCCACAGCCTCGTCCAAATCCGGAACCTCGTCGCCCCGCTGACGAGTATGACGATTACAATGACTACAGCGATCGAGATACCTACAATTCCACGCGCGATCGCAATAGCCGCAATTCGTCCCCTCGGCGCAGTTCAAATTCCTACGATCGCGATCTCTATGATCAGGGTGGGTACGATCAACCCAACAATCGTCGAAGTGGCGATCGCAGCCGCAATCTCGATCGGCGTTCCTACGATAACGGCTATAGTAATGCTCCCGATGAAGATTGGGGCGATGATGATGAATGGCTGTAG
- a CDS encoding peptidylprolyl isomerase codes for MTSLLANCISALHRSQSTPWGLPAVRVEWLKLRLFRSIVLTGLLLLCFTGWSAIGWIHPAIALPPGNAITDGKALLRYSLPIDNKPVRQIQRELEDMSDILRSRRRIGAINNSLNAANRVLTIKRSDLLSSVPEARKPEAEALIAQLQSGIEALRPAVDANDKEAVWQGRSQLLDIVGELESLMVDKFPFEVPSEYSHLPQLKGRATIEINTSKGPLTVVVDGYNAPVTAGNFVDLVQRGFYDGLEFTRVEDYYVAQVGDPPGKDDGFVDPDTGKYRAIPLEIMVEGDDKPTYGITLEDAGRFLEQPVLPFSAFGTLGMARPGDDVNGASSQFFFFLFEPELTPAGLNLLDGRYAVFGYVTENKDVLDKIEVGDKILSAKVVDGQENLVEPRST; via the coding sequence ATGACTAGTCTTCTCGCGAACTGTATCAGCGCATTGCACAGAAGCCAATCAACGCCTTGGGGTCTGCCTGCGGTGAGGGTTGAATGGCTGAAGCTCCGTCTTTTTCGATCAATCGTGCTGACGGGATTGCTCTTGCTCTGCTTCACAGGGTGGAGCGCAATTGGTTGGATTCATCCAGCGATCGCCCTTCCTCCTGGCAATGCCATTACCGATGGCAAGGCCCTATTGCGCTACTCTCTCCCAATCGACAATAAACCTGTGCGCCAGATTCAGCGGGAACTGGAGGATATGTCGGACATTCTTCGTAGCCGTCGGAGAATTGGTGCTATTAATAACAGCCTCAACGCGGCAAATCGGGTACTGACCATCAAGCGTTCAGACTTGTTGTCCAGTGTTCCAGAGGCTCGCAAACCCGAAGCTGAGGCATTGATTGCTCAGTTACAGTCAGGGATTGAAGCGTTGCGACCAGCCGTAGATGCCAATGATAAGGAAGCGGTCTGGCAAGGACGATCGCAACTGCTCGACATCGTGGGAGAACTGGAAAGCTTAATGGTAGACAAGTTCCCCTTTGAGGTGCCGTCCGAATATAGCCATCTACCCCAACTGAAAGGACGAGCCACGATCGAAATAAATACCTCTAAAGGGCCCTTAACCGTGGTGGTCGATGGATATAATGCCCCGGTGACAGCGGGCAACTTTGTAGATTTGGTGCAGCGCGGCTTCTATGACGGGCTGGAATTTACACGAGTGGAAGATTATTATGTGGCGCAAGTGGGCGATCCACCCGGCAAAGATGACGGTTTTGTTGACCCAGACACGGGGAAATATCGTGCTATTCCCCTAGAAATTATGGTAGAAGGAGACGACAAGCCGACCTATGGTATTACCCTCGAGGATGCTGGACGCTTTCTAGAACAGCCAGTTTTGCCTTTTTCGGCCTTTGGCACGCTGGGGATGGCGCGTCCTGGAGATGATGTCAATGGTGCGTCGTCACAGTTTTTCTTTTTCCTATTTGAACCAGAACTGACCCCAGCCGGTTTAAATCTCTTAGACGGACGCTATGCCGTGTTTGGGTATGTCACTGAAAACAAAGACGTGCTTGACAAAATTGAGGTGGGTGACAAAATCCTTTCGGCAAAAGTTGTAGATGGACAGGAGAATTTAGTCGAACCGCGATCGACTTAA
- the thiL gene encoding thiamine-phosphate kinase, protein MSSEPQVRELGEQALLKRLYAFCPPELVGDDAALLRVAEDHFLVVTTDLLVDRVHFSDRTTSAADVGWRATTANLSDLAAMGAMPLGITVGLGLPGELSVAWVEQLYQGIVACLQPFKAAIVGGDVCRSSVTTVSITALGQVPTNRTITRDQAKPGDVILATGVHGASRAGLELLLHPEQGQSLEPLERSRLIQAHQRPYPRLDVIKTLACLYPAFRIAGMDTSDGLADAVLQICQSSQVGAQLQRRQIPLPPGITDWITETQAIDWALYGGEDFELVLCLPMPLAETFVQQFKEAVVIGEIVEEPIVVLQDCLGQYPDEILSLDKGFQHF, encoded by the coding sequence ATGAGCAGTGAACCACAAGTTCGAGAACTAGGGGAACAAGCGTTACTCAAACGACTATATGCCTTTTGTCCGCCGGAGTTGGTGGGGGATGACGCAGCGTTGTTGCGGGTAGCGGAGGATCACTTTCTGGTGGTTACAACAGATTTGCTCGTCGATCGGGTTCATTTTAGCGATCGCACCACCTCGGCAGCAGATGTTGGCTGGCGAGCAACCACGGCTAATCTATCCGATCTAGCCGCGATGGGAGCAATGCCGCTGGGCATCACGGTGGGACTAGGGCTACCCGGCGAGTTATCAGTTGCTTGGGTAGAGCAGCTTTATCAAGGTATCGTAGCCTGCTTGCAACCGTTTAAGGCAGCGATCGTTGGTGGCGATGTTTGTCGCTCCTCGGTGACAACCGTATCAATCACTGCATTGGGGCAAGTTCCTACCAATCGAACCATCACCCGCGACCAAGCGAAACCGGGTGATGTCATTCTAGCAACTGGCGTTCACGGCGCATCCAGAGCCGGACTGGAACTGCTGCTGCACCCAGAGCAAGGGCAGTCTTTGGAACCACTGGAGCGATCGCGCCTGATTCAAGCCCACCAGCGCCCCTATCCCCGGCTAGATGTCATCAAAACTTTGGCGTGTCTTTATCCTGCGTTTCGTATCGCTGGTATGGATACCAGCGACGGCTTAGCTGATGCAGTGTTACAAATTTGCCAATCGAGTCAGGTCGGTGCCCAATTACAGCGCCGTCAAATTCCCTTGCCGCCTGGCATCACCGACTGGATTACAGAGACCCAAGCGATCGATTGGGCCTTGTATGGTGGCGAAGATTTTGAACTGGTGCTCTGTTTACCCATGCCGTTAGCAGAAACATTCGTTCAGCAATTTAAAGAAGCAGTTGTAATTGGTGAAATCGTGGAAGAACCGATCGTCGTTTTGCAGGATTGCTTGGGTCAATACCCTGACGAAATCCTCAGTCTTGACAAAGGATTTCAACATTTTTAG
- a CDS encoding universal stress protein translates to MFHKILVAIDASERSQAVFDKALDLAKATAANLMILHVLSGEEEGSPTLSLIGLEYYPMLASEMTELHRKQWTDYENRCLELLRSYAKQANAAGVTAEFTQNPGSPGRTICQIARAWQADLIVMGRRGHSGVNELLLGSVSNYVLHHAPCSVLTVQGLIPADLTATAERSAPVESETVEF, encoded by the coding sequence ATGTTTCACAAAATTTTAGTGGCGATCGATGCATCTGAACGAAGCCAAGCTGTGTTTGACAAGGCGCTTGATTTGGCGAAGGCAACAGCCGCAAACTTGATGATTCTGCATGTGTTGTCTGGTGAAGAAGAGGGTAGCCCTACTCTTTCTTTAATTGGATTGGAGTATTATCCAATGCTGGCTAGTGAAATGACAGAATTACACCGAAAGCAATGGACAGACTATGAAAATCGTTGCCTAGAACTGCTACGGTCCTACGCAAAGCAAGCCAATGCTGCTGGTGTGACGGCTGAGTTCACTCAAAATCCTGGTAGCCCTGGTCGCACAATTTGCCAGATTGCTCGTGCTTGGCAAGCCGATTTGATCGTGATGGGGCGTCGGGGACACTCTGGCGTCAATGAATTACTGCTAGGCAGCGTTAGCAACTATGTACTGCATCATGCCCCCTGCTCTGTTCTGACAGTGCAAGGATTGATTCCAGCGGACTTGACCGCCACAGCCGAACGATCAGCACCTGTTGAATCAGAAACTGTAGAGTTTTAA
- a CDS encoding small RNA NsiR4-regulated ssr1528 family protein produces MTTEANSGLDSTTGAEAVDEAIARGIDLDGSPIPSAKLELYNKVMALEAGRQRSGVSNTMRSRIVRIGAKHIPQAELNQMLVDADFAPLKDKEIAFYYSSK; encoded by the coding sequence ATGACAACGGAAGCAAATTCAGGCTTAGATAGCACCACAGGAGCAGAGGCCGTCGATGAAGCGATCGCCCGTGGTATTGACCTAGACGGATCGCCCATTCCATCTGCAAAACTTGAACTTTACAACAAAGTCATGGCCTTAGAAGCTGGTCGGCAACGCAGTGGCGTCAGCAACACCATGCGCTCTCGTATTGTCCGCATTGGAGCGAAGCATATTCCCCAAGCAGAACTCAACCAGATGTTAGTAGATGCCGACTTTGCCCCTCTCAAAGACAAAGAGATTGCGTTTTATTACAGTAGCAAGTGA
- a CDS encoding DUF4327 family protein, which yields MLQSVRYSIDAIRDEACELVRQGKVDRKQPIYVLCRYFPTSTWDAIECELEQHDFLLRDQISDLIGCEHWCED from the coding sequence ATGCTGCAATCCGTTCGTTACTCGATAGATGCAATTCGAGACGAAGCTTGTGAACTAGTACGTCAAGGCAAAGTTGATCGAAAGCAACCCATTTACGTTTTGTGTCGCTACTTTCCGACGAGCACATGGGATGCCATTGAATGTGAACTTGAACAACATGATTTTTTGTTAAGAGACCAGATTTCAGATTTAATTGGCTGTGAACATTGGTGCGAAGATTGA
- a CDS encoding ABC transporter ATP-binding protein, translating to MKQSWLHWLPLWQPPSLGKSAIKTAPSAGSRTTPDTLVPMLTGVASGAAIVASGITMQFQAGEERFWILQGIDLEIPCGSLQVLLGPSGVGKTTLLSILAGILTPTAGTVILLGRSITALPECQRSSLRLQQVGFVFQEFNLISALTVFENVQLALTMKGIHGSIARQQARELLNQVNLSDKFDQLPRRLSGGEKQRVAIARALAGKPRLIFADEPTSALDSQNGYTVVSLFRQLTRNHGCTVLMATHDQRFIPLADRVLQLEDGRIVQ from the coding sequence ATGAAACAATCCTGGCTCCACTGGCTTCCGCTGTGGCAACCTCCGAGTTTGGGTAAGAGCGCAATTAAAACTGCCCCCTCGGCTGGGTCTAGGACAACTCCTGATACACTTGTACCGATGTTGACTGGTGTGGCCTCCGGTGCAGCGATCGTGGCTAGTGGGATCACCATGCAGTTTCAGGCCGGTGAAGAGCGCTTTTGGATTTTGCAAGGCATCGATTTAGAGATTCCTTGCGGTTCGCTTCAGGTGTTGCTGGGGCCATCGGGTGTAGGCAAAACAACGTTGCTGTCTATCTTGGCAGGCATTTTGACGCCCACCGCTGGCACGGTCATCTTGTTGGGACGATCGATCACCGCCTTACCGGAATGTCAACGCTCTTCCTTGCGGCTGCAACAGGTGGGGTTTGTCTTTCAAGAATTTAATTTGATTTCAGCGCTGACGGTTTTTGAAAATGTGCAACTGGCGCTAACGATGAAAGGCATCCACGGCTCGATCGCTCGTCAACAAGCACGAGAGTTGTTGAACCAGGTGAATCTCAGTGACAAATTTGATCAATTGCCGCGCCGCTTATCGGGGGGTGAAAAACAGCGAGTGGCGATCGCTCGGGCCTTGGCGGGTAAACCACGCTTAATCTTTGCAGATGAACCCACGTCGGCGTTGGATTCCCAAAACGGCTATACGGTTGTGAGCCTGTTCCGACAACTCACACGCAATCATGGCTGCACGGTGCTGATGGCAACTCACGACCAACGCTTTATTCCCTTGGCCGATCGGGTGTTACAGCTAGAAGATGGGCGAATTGTGCAATAG
- a CDS encoding J domain-containing protein: MQNFRNYYTILGVTRDATIEEIKQSYRRLARKYHPDLNPGDREAEEKFKDLGEAYEVLADAEKRAQYDQYSRFWNKSGFQEVASRVKNWGGRNGSRDDMDYGQYRDFNSFVDQLLNRRTEKGNGTADRDPYRPGTTKKSYTVPRANAAPRSSSRPVNPRHAEAELTVPLERAYTGGRERIRLEDGRSLEVQMPAGMLTGQKIRLKGQGVNGGDLYLTITVSPHDFFRIEGADLYCQIPITPTEAVLGGPIEVPTLDGQVKMMIPPGVRSGQRLRLGGKGYPIEGERGDQIVEVQIVSPRDLTPPERELYEKLRQMESFNPRAHLL; the protein is encoded by the coding sequence ATGCAGAACTTTCGTAACTATTACACTATCTTAGGAGTTACTAGAGACGCCACGATTGAAGAGATTAAGCAGTCGTACCGCAGGTTGGCACGAAAATATCATCCTGACTTGAATCCGGGCGATCGCGAAGCTGAGGAAAAATTCAAAGACTTGGGCGAGGCCTATGAAGTGCTGGCGGATGCTGAAAAACGCGCTCAATATGACCAATACAGTCGCTTTTGGAATAAGAGTGGGTTCCAAGAGGTGGCATCACGGGTCAAAAATTGGGGCGGGCGCAACGGCAGCCGGGACGATATGGACTATGGTCAATATCGTGACTTCAACTCGTTTGTGGATCAACTGTTGAATCGGCGTACCGAGAAAGGAAACGGAACTGCCGATCGCGATCCTTACCGACCGGGCACAACCAAAAAATCATATACGGTTCCTCGTGCCAATGCTGCACCGCGATCGAGTTCTCGTCCGGTGAACCCTCGTCATGCCGAAGCCGAACTCACAGTTCCCTTAGAACGGGCCTATACAGGAGGGCGAGAGCGCATCCGGCTTGAAGATGGGCGATCGCTAGAGGTGCAAATGCCCGCTGGAATGCTGACGGGACAAAAAATTCGCTTGAAGGGACAAGGGGTAAATGGGGGCGATCTCTATCTCACAATCACCGTCTCTCCCCATGACTTTTTCAGAATTGAGGGAGCCGATTTGTACTGCCAAATTCCCATAACCCCCACCGAAGCAGTATTAGGAGGACCGATCGAAGTGCCTACATTGGATGGGCAAGTTAAGATGATGATTCCCCCAGGGGTGCGATCGGGGCAGCGGTTGCGGCTGGGGGGGAAAGGCTATCCAATTGAAGGGGAACGAGGCGACCAAATTGTTGAGGTACAAATTGTGTCTCCCAGAGACCTGACGCCGCCAGAGCGAGAACTGTACGAAAAATTGCGGCAGATGGAAAGCTTCAATCCTCGTGCTCATTTGCTCTAA
- the efp gene encoding elongation factor P — translation MISSNDFRPGVSIELDGSVWRVVEFLHVKPGKGSAFVRTKLKNVQTGNVVERTFRAGETVPQAVLEKSTMQHTYKDADEYVFMDMETYEEGRLSADQIGDQVKYLKEGMEVSVVRWNNQVMGVELPNSVVLEVTQTDPGVKGDTATGGTKPAIVETGAQVMVPLFISVGERIKIDTRTDSYLGRE, via the coding sequence ATGATTTCCAGTAATGATTTTCGACCCGGTGTCAGCATTGAGCTTGATGGATCGGTATGGCGCGTGGTGGAGTTTCTACACGTTAAACCTGGCAAAGGATCTGCGTTTGTACGAACCAAGCTCAAAAATGTCCAAACTGGCAATGTGGTAGAGCGCACATTCCGCGCTGGAGAAACGGTGCCGCAAGCCGTGTTAGAGAAAAGCACGATGCAGCATACTTACAAAGACGCTGATGAGTATGTGTTCATGGACATGGAAACCTATGAAGAAGGCCGTCTGAGCGCCGATCAAATTGGGGATCAAGTCAAATACCTGAAAGAAGGGATGGAAGTGAGTGTGGTTCGGTGGAATAACCAGGTCATGGGCGTTGAATTACCGAATTCTGTAGTTTTAGAGGTGACACAAACCGATCCAGGTGTGAAGGGCGATACGGCCACTGGGGGAACCAAACCTGCGATCGTAGAGACCGGGGCCCAGGTAATGGTGCCGTTGTTTATTTCCGTCGGTGAGCGTATTAAAATCGACACGCGGACGGATAGTTACTTAGGACGAGAATAA
- a CDS encoding nitrogen fixation protein NifZ: MQPDELELNLPPYFEIGQKVQTRKLIRNDGTFPGQDIGATLVKKGEIGYVVSIGTFLQSSYIYAVHFLETGFVVGCRRKELERVETQTDTLQIDIET; this comes from the coding sequence ATGCAACCCGATGAATTAGAGCTAAATTTACCTCCCTACTTTGAAATTGGTCAAAAAGTACAAACACGAAAACTGATTCGCAACGACGGCACATTTCCAGGACAAGATATTGGCGCAACGCTTGTAAAAAAAGGTGAGATTGGTTACGTAGTCAGCATTGGGACATTTTTGCAATCCTCCTATATCTATGCAGTGCATTTTCTGGAAACAGGTTTTGTTGTGGGTTGTCGGCGGAAGGAATTAGAACGGGTTGAGACACAGACTGATACCCTTCAAATTGACATAGAAACTTGA
- the nifT gene encoding putative nitrogen fixation protein NifT: MKVMLRRASSGTLLVYVAKKDLEEEVISESETSDGRVFSLANGWKLMAPGLSEPLQLPQTIEMKRLT; this comes from the coding sequence ATGAAAGTAATGCTGCGTCGTGCTTCGTCAGGAACCTTATTGGTATACGTTGCTAAAAAAGATTTGGAAGAAGAAGTTATCTCAGAGTCTGAAACAAGTGACGGACGAGTTTTCAGTTTAGCTAACGGCTGGAAACTCATGGCTCCTGGTTTGTCAGAACCCCTTCAGCTACCGCAAACGATTGAAATGAAACGGCTTACATAA
- the accB gene encoding acetyl-CoA carboxylase biotin carboxyl carrier protein encodes MELDFHALRELLAAINQTDVAEFTLKSGDFELIVRKGASSNVGSAQSMPLGTEGMPISTLPAPMPAPSPVNSSAPPAVASLANDRLVDIISPMVGTFYRAPSPDEPSYVNVGDRIRPGQVVCIVEAMKLMNEVEAEVSGEVVEILVDNAQPVEFGQVLMRVNPA; translated from the coding sequence GTGGAATTAGACTTTCATGCCCTCCGTGAGTTGCTTGCAGCGATTAATCAAACCGATGTTGCAGAATTTACCTTAAAAAGCGGTGATTTTGAGTTAATTGTGCGCAAAGGCGCATCATCTAATGTTGGTAGTGCTCAATCCATGCCACTTGGAACTGAGGGAATGCCAATCTCAACCTTGCCAGCCCCAATGCCAGCCCCCAGTCCTGTGAACTCATCTGCGCCGCCAGCCGTGGCTTCTCTGGCTAACGATCGCCTTGTGGATATCATTTCGCCCATGGTGGGAACTTTCTACCGGGCCCCATCCCCGGATGAACCGTCCTATGTCAATGTGGGCGATCGCATTCGACCGGGTCAGGTGGTTTGTATTGTAGAAGCCATGAAGCTCATGAATGAAGTTGAAGCAGAGGTCTCAGGGGAAGTGGTAGAAATTTTGGTTGACAATGCCCAACCAGTGGAGTTTGGACAGGTGTTGATGCGAGTGAATCCAGCTTAG
- a CDS encoding ATP-binding cassette domain-containing protein, translating into MSELTQGLETPLGKHLKHGIDLSGGQWQRVAIARALIRLSQAELLVFDEPTAALDPKNEHEIYQIFRSIAKGRMSVVVSHRLALAKMSDRIIVLEHGKIVEAGNHEELMDKAGAYYTMFNRQMSSYL; encoded by the coding sequence ATGTCTGAACTCACTCAAGGGCTAGAAACGCCGCTGGGTAAGCACCTAAAGCATGGCATTGACCTGTCCGGAGGGCAGTGGCAACGAGTAGCAATTGCCCGGGCGTTGATTCGGCTGTCACAAGCAGAATTACTGGTCTTTGATGAACCAACCGCTGCCCTCGATCCCAAAAATGAACACGAAATCTATCAAATTTTTCGATCGATTGCCAAAGGACGAATGTCAGTTGTAGTCAGCCATCGCCTCGCTTTAGCCAAAATGTCTGATCGAATTATTGTGCTAGAGCACGGCAAGATTGTAGAAGCAGGAAATCACGAAGAACTGATGGATAAGGCAGGAGCCTATTACACTATGTTTAACCGACAGATGAGTAGTTATCTCTAG